The genomic DNA CATAGAACGCAGGCGTCAGACCCGGCGCCTCGTCCGGCAGCGGCAGGTCCGGATAGCCCGTCACCGTCTCGCCGCCCACGACGATACGGTAGAACACGCGATCCTCGCCCACCGCCCCCAGCATCGAAAACGCGGCATAGGGGATGTCGACGCTGACCGCCCCGGTGCCGCCGCGCAACTCCTCTGCGATGATGACCGTCGCGGTCCCCAGCACCGAATCCTGCACCGTCTGGATCGCCGACCCCGCAACACCCCGCACCGCCAGATACAGCACCAGCGCCAGCAGTGCCGCGATTCCCACACCTTGGATCAACAGCCGCCTGCGGATCGACGCGGCCCGGCGCGGCGCGGTCATAGGGCTGTCAGGCGGTAGCCCACGCCGCGCACCGTCTCGATCCGCGCCCGGCTGCCCGCCAGCTTCTTGCGCAACCGCCCGACATAGACCTCGATCGCATTGTCGCTGACCGCTTCTGACGCCGACAGCAGCCGGTCGTGCAGATGCCCCTTTGAAAAGATGCGCTCCGGCGCCGCGATCAAAATCTCCAGCAACCGCAGCTCGCGATTGCGCAGATCCCGCGCGTCACCGTCCACCATGACCACAGCCCCCAACGGGTCGAACGTCAGGTCCGCGAATGTCACCAGCGTCTGCGCCGCGCCGCCTCGCCGGCGCAACACCGCCCGCACCCGCGCCTCCAGCTCTGCAAAGTCGAAGGGCTTGGTGACATAATCATCCGCCCCGGTATCCAGCAGCGCCACCCGGTCGCTGACCGCCGCCCGCGCGGTCATCACGATGACCGGCGTATCCGCCCGCGCCCGCCTGTGTTCGGCCAGAAAGTCCCGCCCGTCGCCGTCCGGCAGCATGATGTCCAGCAGGATCAGGTCATAGGTGGACACTGCCAGATGATCCCGCGCCGCCCCCAGCGTGCGCGCCCAGTCCACGCCGTGCCCGTCCAGCGTCAGCCGGTCCAGCACCGCCTGACCCAGATCGGGCGTATCCTCGACCAGCAGAAAGCGCAAAAGAATCTCTTTTCATGGGCCCGTGACAGGTTCGCGTCAGCTTGGGGCCAAACAACAGACCCCGCAAGGGTGCGCGGCGGGAGGCTGCGCCCCATGAGACGACATAATGGGAGGACTACCATGTCGCTGACACTTCTGCGTGCGCTCTCCAGCGCCGCCATTCTGGCCGTCACGGCCACATCCGCCTTCGCGGTCGAATGCATCGCACCGTCCGATCCCGGCGGCGGCTGGGACTTCACCTGCCGTCAGGTCGGCAAGATCATGTACGACATCAAAGAGGTCGACACCCCCGTTCAGGTCACAAACCTCGCCGGTGCCGGCGGTGGCCTCGCCTATGCGACCGTGGTGAACGAGCGTAATGACGATCCCGACCTGATGGTCGCCGCCTCCTCGGCCACCGTCACCCGTCTGGCGCAGAACGCCTACGGCGGTGCGACCGCCGACCAGGTCCGCTTCGTGGGCGCCATTGGTGCCGATCCGGGCGTCATCGTCGTGGCCGCCGACAGCCCCTACCAGACGCTGGGTGACCTCGTCGACGCGATCAAGGCCGATCCGGGCTCCGTCGCCTTTGCCGGTGGCTCCGCCGCCGGTGGCTTCGACCACCTCAAGCCGCTGCAGGTCCTCAAGGCCGCAGGCTTCGAGGATATCGCCAAGGTGAAATACATCTCCGTCAACAACGGCGGCGACGCGATCACCCAGCTGATCGGCGGCTTCGTGCAGTCGATGACCGGCGACATGAGCGAAGTCGTGGGCTTCATCCCCACCGGCGACATCCGCGTGCTGGCCGTGCTGTCCGACGAGCGGATCGCGGGCTTCGAGGATATCCCCACCGCCAAGGAACAGGGCATCGACGTGCGCGCCGTAAACTGGCGCGGCATGTATGTGCCTGCGGGTATCAGTGACGAGCGGTTCCAGGAATGGGCCACCAAGCTGCAGGCCGTGGCCGAAAGCGACGAGTGGCAGAAAGCCATGGCCGATAACGGTCTGGCCCCCTTCACGCTGGTCGGTGACGACTTCCAGGCCTGGGTCGATCAGGACGTCGCCCAGACGCAGGAACTCAGCCGCGAAATCGGCGTGATCCAGTAAGATGACCCGCCCCTCCGACCGCATCTTCGGTCTGGTGGCGGTCCTTGTGGCGCTGGCGTTCATCGCCAGCGCCCTCCAGATCCAAACCAGTTTCCTGACCGACCCCGTGGGGTCGAAAACCTTTCCCATCCTGATCGGCGGCATCGCGGCGCTCTGCGGCCTCGTCATGGTCTTCCGCCCGGATGCAGAGCCGGAATGGCCGGTCCTGTCGCGCATCGGTGCGATCCTGATCTCGCTGATCGTGCTGATCGCTTATGCCTACGCGCTGAAACCGCTGGGCTTTCTGATCCCCACGGCGATCGTGTCCGCGATCCTCAGCTACCAGATCGACCCCAAGCCTGCAAAAGCCGTCCTCACCGGCCTCGGGTTGTCGATCGGTCTTTTCATCATGTTCCGCTACGCGCTGGGCCTCAGCCTCGCCGGCGTCCCGAAAGGCTGGTTCTGACATGGAACTGCTTCACAACCTCGCGCTCGGGTTCTCCGTGGCGCTGACCCCCTTCACCCTGTTCCTCGCGGTCTGCGGGTGTTTCCTCGGCACGATCATCGGTGCGCTGCCGGGCCTCGGCCCGTCGAACGGCGTGGCGATCCTGATCCCGATCACCTTCACCATGGGGCTTGATGCCACCGCCGCCCTCGTGCTGCTGACATCCGTCTACTACGGCGCGATGTACGGCGGCCGGATCAGCTCGATCCTGCTGAACATTCCGGGTGACGAGCCTGCCCTGATGACCACCCTCGACGGCTACCCGATGGCCAAGCAGGGCCGCGCCAGCGACGCGCTGGTGATCTCCGGCGTCGCCTCCTTCGTGGGCTCGCTGCTGGCCACCATCGGCCTGATGCTGGTGGCACCGCTCTTGGCGCGCGTGGCCTACCTCTTCGGTCCCGCCGAATACTTCGCGCTCTACCTGCTGGCCTTCTCGACGCTGGGCGGCATCGCGTCGAACAATCAGGCCAAGGCGGCCCTCGCCTCCTGCATCGGTCTGGGCATCGCGATGATCGGTCTGGACAATACCTCCGGCATGCCGCGCTTTACCGGCAACAACATGCACCTGATGGACGGGGTCGATTTCCTCGTCGCCATCGTCGGCCTCTTCGCCATCACCGAGGTCTTCTCCTTCATCGAATCCCACGGCAAATCATCCGCCATCGGCGTCGTGCTGAAAAAGACCGCCGTGCCATGGCGCGACCTCAAGGACAGCATGTGGTGCATGATCCGCTCCTCCGGTGTGGGTTTCATCGCGGGCATCCTGCCCGGTGCGGGTGCCTCGCTGGGGTCGTTCATGGCCTACATGTCCGAAAAGGCCATCGCCGGTGAAAAGGGCGGCTTCGGCACGGGCGTCCCCAAGGGCGTCGCAGGACCAGAGGCGGGCAACAACGCCGCCGCCGGTGGCGCACTGATCCCGATGCTGACGCTGGGCGTGCCCGGGTCGGGCACCACCGCCGTCCTGCTCGCCGTGCTGATGACGCTCAACATCACCCCCGGCCCGCAGCTCTTTGCCGACCGGCCAGAGGTCGTCTGGGGCCTCATCGCCTCCCTGCTGATCGCCAACGTCGTGCTGCTCATCATGAACGTGCCCATGGTCAAGATCTTCGTGAAGATCCTGATGGTCCCGCCGGGCATCCTGATGCCCGCCGTCACGATGATCTCCTTCGTGGGCATCTACTCGCTGACGGGCAGCTACTTCGATCTGCTGATGATGGTGGGCTTCGGCGCGCTGGGCTACGTGCTGCGCAAGCTCGACATCCCCACGGTGCCGATCATCATGGGCATCCTGCTGGGCAACGCGATGGAGGACAACCTGCGCCGCGCCATGGTCCTGTCCGACGGCGACGCGATGTTCCTGTTCTCGACCCCCATCGCGATCGTGCTGTGGATCTGCGCCATCGTCGGCTTCTTCGCACCCATCCTGCTGCGCGGCCGCATCAAGAAGCCGCAGATGGTCAGCGACTGACCCCTGCCGCCACCCACAAGACCCGCAACGGGGGCCCGCACATCCTGCTGGCCCCCGTTTTGCATGGCGCGGCGCCACTGCCTTCTTCTGGTCAAAAATACTTTTGCCAAAGGCATCGGCCTGCACCGCAGGCCGACCGCCATCGCATCGCACGGCAGGTTCAGATGTCATCCACTTTCGTTAACAACCTGATAAATTTTACATAATACGTCTCGCATGCGAAACATTCGGTTTCTGAAATGTAATTTCAGACCGCAGGTCGCACACAGTATTCACGGGAAAGGTATGGTACCACGTCCTGGTCTCGAACCAGGGACCTCTTGATCCACAATCAAGCGCTCTAACCAACTGAGCTAACGCGGCACTGGGGCGGATTTAGCGAACCCCATCCCTGATTGCAAGACCTGAACGCCCCGCGTAAAAGCTAAAAAAACAGGAGTCCCCGATGGGTATCAACGACGAACGCGACCTCGAAGCGAACATGCAGATCGGCCCCACGGAACTGGGCATGGTGCGCCTGTTCATCACCTCCGGCACGATGGAGATCCCGATGGATTTCGATCCCGAGGAAGCCGAGGAAATCGCCGAGGAAATCCGCGCCGCCGCCGCCGCCGCCCGCGCCGTCAAACCGCGCTGAGTGTCAGGCGGTCGCGGCCTTCGCCGCGACCTTTTCATTGAAGCGCGCCACGTCGATGGTGGCGCGCCGGTGCGTCCCCTCGCCGATCAGCCCCTGGGCATCCCAGGCGGTGACGCGGAACCGCAGACTGCGCCCCGCCACCTCGATCAGTTCCGCCTCGGCCCGGATCTCCATGCCTTCTGGCGTCGGCGCCACGTGGGTCACGTTGATGTCGGTCCCCAGCGAATGTTGCCCCGGCGCCTGATGCGGCAGGATGCACTTGATCGCCGTCTCTTCCAGAAACCCCACCAGATACATCGTCGCCAGCACGGGTGGCATCGCCGAGAAGTCGCCAAAGACGCCCTTTGCCCCCGGCACCAGCATCGGCGCGGTCACGATCATCCGCGCCTCGGCACGTAGTCCAACTGTCAGCATCTCACCCTCCGAACGGCAGCACGAACCCCGGGTCCCGTGCGGCCTGCGCGCGCACCGCCGCATGGCGGGCGAATTTCTGGATCATGACCTTTCGCCGCGCCGGCGCAAGCTTCGTTTCCGGCCCCATCGCCAGGATTTCAGCGTCGTAGCTGTCGGCGATCATCAGCCCCGACCCCTCCGGCAGCAGTTCGGTCGGAAAGTCCGGCCCCACCGCCCAGAAGAACCGATCGCACCACGCCAGATAGCCCTGCCACTTCGCGTCCGACTGGTAATCCGCGCGACTGGACTTGCACTCCACGATCCAGACCTCGCCCTTCGGCCCCAGCGCCATCACGTCGACACGCAGGCCGGGCGCAGGCACCAGTTCCACGACCGTCACGAAGTCATGGCTGCGCAAATGCCGCGCGACACCGCGGGCCAGCAACTGGCCGGGCATCAGGGCGACAGGATTGAAATCGTCAGGCATGTCCCAGATATGAACAAACCGGAAACACGGGTCAAGCCCACCGCGCGATTTCCGGGCGACACCCCTTGTCGAAACGCGTCCTTGCGCCTAACTTGAGCGGTGGCGGGTTTCTGCTCTTCCCGTGCGTATGGGGGCTACATTCCAGTGGCCTTAAGCAAATCCGAGGGCGCTGGCTCTGTCCGGACTCTGGTTCGATTAACCGGTGCCCACCTGTACATACAGGTCCTCGGGAATAAGCCCTCGCACGTTTGCAGCGGTTCCCGCCACCTCAGCCCGCACTGCGGGCGAGGGCGACAAAGGCCACGCCGGTCGAGATGAAGTTCACCCCCAGCATCACGCCAATGGCCCAAAGCGCAGTGCCCGGCAGCCCTGCGACCAGCAGCAGACCGAGGCCCAGCGTCACCACGCCATTGACCGCCAGCCAGCCCCAGCCGCGTTCGGGCCGGTGCTGCACCGCGATCACGCCTTCCGCCACACCCTGCATCAGGAACACGACGCCCAGTAGCAGCGTCAGCCCGACCAGCCCGGTCAGGGCAAAGAATGCAAGGTAGACGCCAAGTGCCAGTTGCAGCACCGCAATGAATCCTGCCAGCAGGCCCGACCGCCAACCCCGCGACTGCACCGCATGCCACAACAGGACCGCGCCGGTCAGCAGGAACACCCACCCCAGCGTCACCTTGGCCACGACGGAAAAGATCAGCGGAAACAGGATCGCCAGAACGCCGACGACGATCATCACGATGCCGATGGTACGAAACCGCCCGCGATGCGCGCGCACCGCGTCCATGATACCGGCGGGAAGGGGATCGGGCGTATGGGTCATGATGACCTCCTGATGACTACGCGATCAGCATCAGCACGTTCAGCCGTGTGTTTCCACCTTCTTCTGGGCTCAAATACTTCGGGGTCCGGGGCAGCGCCCCGAAAAGGGGTGGGCGGGCGGGGCCCGCCCCACCCCCAATCAAAATCCGCCGGGCAAAGCCTCATGCGCCATATGATCCAGCACTGCGTTCACGAAACGCGGCTCTTTCCCGTCGGGAAAGAACGCCCCCGCCACGTCGACGAACTCTGTGATCACCACGCGGGGCGGCGTGTCGCCCATGATCAGCTCGGCCCCGGCAGCCCGGAACAGGGCCCGCAGCGTAGGGTCGATCCGGCCCAGCGGCCATTTCGCCACCAATGCTCGGTCGGTCATCTGGTCGATCCGGGCCTGTTCGTCCACGGCGCGCTCCATCAGACCGCGGAACGTGTCCACATCGCCTTCCTGCATCTCGATGTCGTCAAAGATCTCGCCAAAGCGGTGATCCTCG from Loktanella sp. M215 includes the following:
- a CDS encoding thioesterase family protein — protein: MLTVGLRAEARMIVTAPMLVPGAKGVFGDFSAMPPVLATMYLVGFLEETAIKCILPHQAPGQHSLGTDINVTHVAPTPEGMEIRAEAELIEVAGRSLRFRVTAWDAQGLIGEGTHRRATIDVARFNEKVAAKAATA
- a CDS encoding tripartite tricarboxylate transporter permease, coding for MELLHNLALGFSVALTPFTLFLAVCGCFLGTIIGALPGLGPSNGVAILIPITFTMGLDATAALVLLTSVYYGAMYGGRISSILLNIPGDEPALMTTLDGYPMAKQGRASDALVISGVASFVGSLLATIGLMLVAPLLARVAYLFGPAEYFALYLLAFSTLGGIASNNQAKAALASCIGLGIAMIGLDNTSGMPRFTGNNMHLMDGVDFLVAIVGLFAITEVFSFIESHGKSSAIGVVLKKTAVPWRDLKDSMWCMIRSSGVGFIAGILPGAGASLGSFMAYMSEKAIAGEKGGFGTGVPKGVAGPEAGNNAAAGGALIPMLTLGVPGSGTTAVLLAVLMTLNITPGPQLFADRPEVVWGLIASLLIANVVLLIMNVPMVKIFVKILMVPPGILMPAVTMISFVGIYSLTGSYFDLLMMVGFGALGYVLRKLDIPTVPIIMGILLGNAMEDNLRRAMVLSDGDAMFLFSTPIAIVLWICAIVGFFAPILLRGRIKKPQMVSD
- a CDS encoding HdeD family acid-resistance protein; the protein is MTHTPDPLPAGIMDAVRAHRGRFRTIGIVMIVVGVLAILFPLIFSVVAKVTLGWVFLLTGAVLLWHAVQSRGWRSGLLAGFIAVLQLALGVYLAFFALTGLVGLTLLLGVVFLMQGVAEGVIAVQHRPERGWGWLAVNGVVTLGLGLLLVAGLPGTALWAIGVMLGVNFISTGVAFVALARSAG
- a CDS encoding response regulator transcription factor; the encoded protein is MRFLLVEDTPDLGQAVLDRLTLDGHGVDWARTLGAARDHLAVSTYDLILLDIMLPDGDGRDFLAEHRRARADTPVIVMTARAAVSDRVALLDTGADDYVTKPFDFAELEARVRAVLRRRGGAAQTLVTFADLTFDPLGAVVMVDGDARDLRNRELRLLEILIAAPERIFSKGHLHDRLLSASEAVSDNAIEVYVGRLRKKLAGSRARIETVRGVGYRLTAL
- a CDS encoding tripartite tricarboxylate transporter TctB family protein produces the protein MTRPSDRIFGLVAVLVALAFIASALQIQTSFLTDPVGSKTFPILIGGIAALCGLVMVFRPDAEPEWPVLSRIGAILISLIVLIAYAYALKPLGFLIPTAIVSAILSYQIDPKPAKAVLTGLGLSIGLFIMFRYALGLSLAGVPKGWF
- a CDS encoding MmcB family DNA repair protein; this translates as MPDDFNPVALMPGQLLARGVARHLRSHDFVTVVELVPAPGLRVDVMALGPKGEVWIVECKSSRADYQSDAKWQGYLAWCDRFFWAVGPDFPTELLPEGSGLMIADSYDAEILAMGPETKLAPARRKVMIQKFARHAAVRAQAARDPGFVLPFGG
- a CDS encoding DUF6324 family protein, whose amino-acid sequence is MGINDERDLEANMQIGPTELGMVRLFITSGTMEIPMDFDPEEAEEIAEEIRAAAAAARAVKPR
- a CDS encoding Bug family tripartite tricarboxylate transporter substrate binding protein; amino-acid sequence: MSLTLLRALSSAAILAVTATSAFAVECIAPSDPGGGWDFTCRQVGKIMYDIKEVDTPVQVTNLAGAGGGLAYATVVNERNDDPDLMVAASSATVTRLAQNAYGGATADQVRFVGAIGADPGVIVVAADSPYQTLGDLVDAIKADPGSVAFAGGSAAGGFDHLKPLQVLKAAGFEDIAKVKYISVNNGGDAITQLIGGFVQSMTGDMSEVVGFIPTGDIRVLAVLSDERIAGFEDIPTAKEQGIDVRAVNWRGMYVPAGISDERFQEWATKLQAVAESDEWQKAMADNGLAPFTLVGDDFQAWVDQDVAQTQELSREIGVIQ
- the nusB gene encoding transcription antitermination factor NusB, producing the protein MTVSNNQRRKMRAAARLYAVQALFQMEAIGQTVDAVMQEFEDHRFGEIFDDIEMQEGDVDTFRGLMERAVDEQARIDQMTDRALVAKWPLGRIDPTLRALFRAAGAELIMGDTPPRVVITEFVDVAGAFFPDGKEPRFVNAVLDHMAHEALPGGF